GGGTTACCAGATCAGTCAGACCATTCGCAAGTGCGCCGAGCAGATCTTTGGGTGGGCCAAGACGGTGGGGGGCATGCGCCGGAGCCGTTACTGCGGGGCCGAGCGCACCGACGCGGCCTGCAAGTGGGTGGT
This genomic stretch from Verrucomicrobiota bacterium harbors:
- a CDS encoding IS5/IS1182 family transposase is translated as MAPITGRKVAGLDGRTTRSKGYQISQTIRKCAEQIFGWAKTVGGMRRSRYCGAERTDAACKWVV